A region of Chloroflexota bacterium DNA encodes the following proteins:
- a CDS encoding Hsp20/alpha crystallin family protein produces MAELKRYEPHTYATVQDVFDRLFDRSLFGPGLFSNGATTPVNRGFPANLWETDEAYVLELAIPGVNPDDIEMTLSKGSLIIKGRYERPETETGTSIWRNLPEGEFEIAYTLPSAVYADEAAVSWSNGIFKVHLPKEEKAKSKRLKIRVGE; encoded by the coding sequence ATGGCTGAACTCAAGCGCTACGAGCCCCACACCTACGCGACGGTGCAGGATGTCTTCGACCGGCTCTTCGATCGGTCGCTCTTTGGCCCTGGTCTCTTTAGCAACGGCGCCACAACCCCGGTAAACCGAGGCTTCCCTGCCAACCTTTGGGAGACCGATGAAGCCTATGTGCTGGAGTTGGCAATCCCGGGCGTGAATCCCGATGACATCGAGATGACCCTGAGCAAGGGCAGCCTGATCATCAAAGGCCGCTACGAGCGTCCCGAGACCGAGACGGGTACCAGCATCTGGCGCAACTTGCCTGAAGGCGAGTTCGAGATTGCCTACACGCTCCCGAGCGCCGTCTACGCCGACGAGGCCGCGGTTTCCTGGTCGAATGGCATCTTCAAGGTGCACTTGCCCAAGGAGGAGAAGGCGAAGTCGAAGCGGCTCAAGATCCGCGTCGGGGAATAG
- a CDS encoding carbon-nitrogen hydrolase family protein: MPRKALVATACVGHIGGRPTIAANHELAVELLDQMGGLGADLACLPEEFTLLGLPQDEEERAKIWEPIPGPTSDLFAEKARQHGMYVVAGMCEERGNTRINTSVLFGRQGEIVGQYDKIHPTLGELEAGTVPGVYADVPVFETDFGKLGMLICFDVDYPDEWARIGEAGAELVVFPSMCDGGLRLRAYAWLHSYIIASSVSGGRSRIINKLGDEVAASGLGVHVAHSTVDLEAEVFHYDMQYQQIRQMQTDFGNRVTIVGTRDDGVFMVESNDDAWPISRMKSVYGLENWQEYHDRSVREAERVIAQQSVVVG, from the coding sequence ATGCCGCGCAAAGCCTTAGTAGCCACTGCCTGTGTCGGCCACATAGGCGGACGTCCTACGATTGCCGCAAATCACGAATTGGCGGTTGAGTTGCTCGACCAGATGGGCGGCTTGGGCGCTGATCTGGCGTGCTTGCCGGAGGAGTTTACCCTTTTGGGCTTGCCGCAAGATGAGGAAGAGCGCGCCAAGATTTGGGAGCCAATTCCCGGTCCAACTTCAGACCTATTCGCCGAGAAAGCGCGCCAACACGGCATGTACGTGGTGGCGGGCATGTGCGAGGAGCGCGGCAATACACGCATAAACACCAGTGTGCTCTTTGGCCGCCAGGGTGAAATCGTGGGTCAATATGACAAGATCCACCCCACGCTGGGAGAACTCGAGGCAGGCACGGTGCCTGGTGTCTATGCCGACGTGCCGGTGTTCGAGACTGACTTCGGCAAGCTGGGTATGCTGATTTGTTTCGATGTAGATTACCCGGATGAGTGGGCGCGCATTGGAGAGGCGGGGGCCGAGCTTGTGGTCTTCCCCAGTATGTGCGATGGTGGCTTGCGGCTGCGCGCGTACGCTTGGCTGCACAGTTACATCATCGCGTCTTCGGTGAGCGGTGGACGCTCGCGCATCATCAACAAACTCGGCGACGAGGTCGCCGCCAGCGGCTTGGGCGTGCACGTGGCCCACAGCACCGTAGATCTCGAGGCCGAGGTGTTCCATTACGATATGCAATACCAACAGATTCGCCAGATGCAAACGGACTTTGGCAATAGAGTTACTATTGTCGGCACGCGAGATGATGGCGTGTTCATGGTGGAATCCAATGATGACGCCTGGCCGATCTCCCGCATGAAAAGCGTATACGGCCTTGAAAACTGGCAGGAATACCATGATCGCTCGGTCCGTGAAGCGGAGCGCGTGATTGCACAGCAATCCGTAGTAGTTGGTTAG
- the recN gene encoding DNA repair protein RecN, whose protein sequence is MLERLEIQNFALIDEVRVEFGAGFNVLTGETGAGKSIIIDAIGALLGNRVGAAEVRSGARTARIEGAFALPNVPPDLAEVLQEFDISMDDEDRLRLSREIAASGRTTARIQGRATPVGVLQQVAGQLVDIHGQGENLSLLRSKLQLDFLDRFAGLGNLRQRVAQSFRMLRAVQSEVRHLRQDKRELAQRADLLAFQVQEISEAGLAPGEEEALRAEYRRLRHSAEIVDLTGAVLGALSDAAEPARPASDWLGDAVKDLERLSELDPDAEQFLKAGQEVSAQLEELVADVRRYTTGLEQEPGRMLEVEARLDIVESLKRKYGDSIADVLGYADEAAAELARIQSSEDRVADLAQQEQQLAGELAGCAAELSGKRKSAVKELVAAVHSELALLGMPNMVFDVAVTQEEVPQGLLIETEEGPRALQCGPTGIDTVEFLISPNQGEPLKLLATIASGGEASRLLLALKSALAHADETPVLVFDEIEIGVGGRSGAVLGEKMWSLVENHQVICVTHLPQVAAYADHHYFIHKAAESSRTFTHVDRLEADRQVDELVAMSGAVGAAAERGIRELLTRAQRWKLEREGSLMQR, encoded by the coding sequence ATGCTGGAGCGCTTGGAAATCCAAAACTTCGCTCTCATAGACGAAGTCCGGGTCGAGTTTGGCGCTGGGTTCAATGTCCTTACTGGCGAGACCGGCGCCGGCAAGTCGATCATCATCGATGCCATCGGCGCACTGCTCGGCAACCGCGTGGGCGCTGCCGAGGTGCGCAGCGGCGCCCGTACCGCCCGGATCGAGGGCGCCTTTGCGCTGCCTAACGTCCCCCCGGACCTCGCAGAGGTGCTGCAAGAGTTCGACATCAGCATGGACGATGAGGATCGATTGCGGCTCTCGCGGGAGATCGCAGCCTCCGGTCGCACAACCGCCCGCATTCAGGGCCGCGCAACTCCTGTGGGCGTTTTGCAGCAGGTGGCCGGCCAGCTTGTTGACATTCACGGTCAGGGTGAGAACCTTTCGCTGCTTCGCTCCAAGCTACAGCTCGACTTCCTGGACCGCTTCGCCGGTCTGGGCAATCTGCGGCAGCGTGTGGCGCAATCCTTCCGCATGTTGCGAGCGGTGCAGTCCGAGGTGCGGCATCTCCGGCAGGACAAACGAGAGTTGGCGCAACGCGCCGACCTGCTTGCCTTTCAAGTTCAGGAGATATCCGAGGCGGGCCTTGCCCCTGGCGAAGAGGAAGCGCTGCGCGCCGAGTATCGGCGACTACGACATAGTGCGGAGATAGTAGACTTGACGGGCGCCGTGCTCGGTGCGCTGAGTGATGCCGCTGAACCGGCGCGGCCCGCCAGCGATTGGCTGGGTGATGCGGTCAAGGATCTCGAGCGCCTGTCTGAACTCGATCCCGACGCGGAGCAGTTTCTCAAAGCCGGACAGGAAGTCTCGGCGCAATTAGAGGAACTGGTTGCAGACGTCCGGCGCTATACCACCGGCCTGGAGCAGGAGCCGGGACGCATGCTGGAGGTGGAGGCGCGATTAGACATTGTTGAGAGTCTGAAACGCAAGTATGGCGATTCCATCGCAGACGTCCTGGGGTATGCGGATGAAGCAGCGGCAGAGCTGGCGCGCATTCAATCAAGTGAAGACCGCGTAGCGGACCTCGCGCAGCAGGAACAGCAACTTGCCGGAGAGCTTGCCGGTTGCGCCGCCGAACTCTCGGGGAAACGGAAGTCCGCCGTGAAGGAACTGGTGGCGGCCGTGCATAGTGAACTAGCGCTGTTGGGGATGCCAAACATGGTGTTCGACGTGGCCGTGACACAAGAGGAAGTGCCGCAAGGACTCCTCATTGAGACCGAAGAAGGTCCCCGGGCGCTGCAGTGTGGACCAACAGGCATCGATACCGTCGAGTTTCTCATCAGCCCAAATCAGGGCGAACCACTGAAACTCCTGGCAACCATCGCATCCGGCGGCGAGGCGTCCCGCCTCTTGCTTGCCCTCAAGTCTGCCTTGGCCCACGCCGACGAAACGCCGGTGCTCGTGTTCGATGAAATCGAGATCGGTGTCGGTGGTCGCAGCGGGGCCGTGTTGGGTGAAAAGATGTGGAGCCTTGTCGAGAATCATCAGGTGATTTGTGTTACGCACCTCCCGCAGGTGGCTGCGTATGCCGATCACCACTACTTCATCCATAAGGCCGCTGAAAGCAGCCGCACGTTTACCCACGTCGATAGGCTTGAAGCGGACCGGCAGGTAGATGAGCTGGTAGCAATGAGTGGCGCCGTAGGTGCGGCGGCAGAGCGGGGCATTCGTGAGCTCCTCACCCGCGCACAGCGCTGGAAGCTGGAACGGGAGGGCTCCCTCATGCAACGTTGA
- a CDS encoding NAD(+)/NADH kinase: MNIGLLYHPGRQQAHALATVLHTVIQKEGHKAWHVPVEAESEWHELVPATDLLFTLGGDGSILRAAPLCAQNDVPIVGVKFGRLGFLSELLPKEAIQMLPRFLNEEYWIEERSMLDCQIEGEAQKTVALNEAVISQGHVRGVLDIKVWIDDAFLADYVADGLMISTATGSTAYSMVAGGPILHPEVRNMLITPMFVLRGPTTAFVLRQSARLRLQVFHQHEAVVTIDGLPVGDLANEGMMHLTTATQSCKFARVQERTYFYETLVQKLRIPLESS; the protein is encoded by the coding sequence GTGAACATTGGATTGCTTTACCATCCTGGTCGCCAGCAGGCGCATGCGCTTGCTACCGTTCTGCACACCGTCATTCAGAAGGAAGGACATAAGGCGTGGCACGTGCCGGTGGAAGCGGAATCTGAGTGGCATGAATTGGTACCCGCCACCGATCTTCTCTTTACATTGGGAGGCGACGGGAGCATCTTGCGGGCGGCGCCGCTCTGCGCGCAGAATGATGTTCCCATTGTCGGCGTAAAGTTTGGCAGGCTCGGCTTTTTGTCGGAGTTGCTGCCGAAAGAGGCAATCCAGATGTTGCCGCGCTTCTTGAATGAGGAATACTGGATAGAAGAGCGTTCGATGCTAGACTGCCAAATCGAGGGTGAGGCACAGAAAACCGTAGCGCTCAATGAAGCTGTGATCAGCCAAGGGCATGTGCGGGGCGTATTGGATATTAAAGTTTGGATTGATGATGCTTTTCTCGCCGACTACGTTGCGGACGGCTTGATGATCTCCACGGCGACCGGGTCAACGGCCTATTCTATGGTGGCGGGAGGGCCGATTCTGCATCCCGAGGTGCGGAACATGCTCATCACGCCCATGTTCGTGCTGCGAGGACCGACGACGGCTTTTGTCTTGCGCCAGTCCGCGCGCTTGCGGTTGCAGGTCTTCCACCAACACGAAGCAGTGGTCACCATTGACGGGCTGCCAGTAGGCGACTTGGCCAATGAAGGGATGATGCACCTGACCACCGCAACGCAATCCTGCAAATTTGCCCGCGTACAGGAGCGCACATACTTCTACGAGACGCTCGTGCAAAAACTCCGGATTCCCCTCGAAAGTTCCTAG
- a CDS encoding DUF1614 domain-containing protein has protein sequence MLGPLLPLLFSFVLLPLLVVLLQVQAVSLAFANLGLSPTLVIIIFYLSLIGSFVNIPVSRRKVRIEGKSLLPLPFPFPLFRYPPRVKEQVLAINVGGAVIPVLLALYVLPNAPLAKVLVATATVSVVCFALARPREGVGITIPALIPPIIAALLAYLLVSDPAGRTAVAYISGAMGTLIGADILNLPRIHRLGAHVVSIGGAGGFDGIFLVGILAAILT, from the coding sequence ATGCTCGGCCCTCTCCTGCCTCTCCTTTTCTCCTTTGTTCTACTGCCTCTGCTCGTAGTCTTACTGCAAGTCCAAGCAGTCTCACTCGCTTTCGCGAACCTGGGTCTGTCGCCCACGCTGGTCATCATAATCTTCTACCTCTCTCTCATCGGCAGTTTCGTCAACATCCCGGTTTCACGGAGAAAGGTACGAATTGAGGGTAAATCCTTGCTGCCCCTGCCCTTCCCGTTTCCGCTCTTCCGCTACCCGCCGCGCGTGAAAGAACAGGTCCTCGCCATAAACGTAGGTGGCGCGGTGATCCCCGTATTGCTGGCTCTCTATGTCTTGCCGAACGCGCCGTTGGCCAAAGTACTCGTGGCGACCGCGACGGTGAGTGTCGTGTGTTTCGCGCTCGCGCGTCCGCGAGAGGGCGTTGGCATAACAATTCCCGCGTTGATCCCGCCAATCATTGCCGCACTGTTGGCGTACCTTCTCGTATCCGATCCGGCGGGACGCACCGCCGTCGCGTACATCTCCGGCGCAATGGGCACGCTCATCGGCGCAGACATCCTCAATCTACCGCGCATCCACCGTCTGGGAGCCCACGTGGTCAGCATTGGCGGGGCGGGGGGCTTTGATGGTATCTTCCTGGTGGGCATTTTGGCAGCAATTCTGACGTGA
- a CDS encoding metallophosphoesterase yields the protein MIRLLISLSALGIFAVGAYGYFIEPYRLRVRRIRLPIPSLNSPDATVRILHITDLHMRAEDKRRVRMLQQLAYLEPDLLLLTGDLIHGGRNPDAEIETVLEALAPIHARHGVFAVLGNHDHVHRHRIKSWFGQPHRFHDTTKLVHTLESQQVHVLTNAHANVTVNGQPLTLVGVDDPFTWLDDIRRATNGAPDDTTRLLLAHTPDVVRTLHTERFDLILCGHTHGGQVRLAENIVWHTNTRVPLPRNAGLMQVGGHLIYCSAGVGVSMLPIRLNCPPEVGWIELVAAKQDDPHTSPAV from the coding sequence GTGATTCGCTTGCTAATTTCACTTTCCGCCCTCGGGATATTTGCCGTTGGCGCCTACGGCTACTTTATAGAGCCCTACCGGCTGCGCGTGCGGCGAATCCGCCTGCCGATACCATCCCTCAATTCACCGGACGCTACAGTTCGCATTCTCCACATTACCGATCTGCACATGCGCGCCGAAGACAAGCGACGCGTACGCATGCTTCAGCAGCTCGCGTACCTGGAACCCGACCTCCTACTACTAACCGGCGACCTCATCCATGGAGGACGTAATCCTGACGCCGAGATTGAGACAGTTCTCGAAGCGCTCGCGCCCATCCATGCGCGCCATGGGGTCTTTGCCGTGCTCGGCAACCACGACCACGTACACCGCCATCGCATCAAGAGTTGGTTCGGGCAGCCGCACCGCTTTCACGATACGACCAAGCTCGTCCACACGCTCGAATCCCAGCAAGTCCACGTGCTCACGAATGCGCATGCCAACGTTACCGTAAACGGTCAGCCACTGACCCTCGTTGGCGTCGACGACCCCTTCACCTGGCTGGACGATATCCGGCGCGCGACGAACGGCGCACCCGACGACACCACACGTCTGCTGCTCGCCCACACCCCCGACGTTGTTCGCACATTGCACACCGAACGATTCGATCTCATCCTCTGCGGCCACACGCACGGCGGGCAAGTTCGCTTGGCTGAGAACATAGTCTGGCATACGAACACGCGTGTACCGTTGCCGCGCAACGCCGGTCTGATGCAGGTTGGTGGCCACCTAATCTACTGCTCTGCAGGAGTTGGCGTTTCCATGCTGCCCATCCGCCTCAACTGTCCGCCCGAGGTAGGTTGGATCGAGCTCGTGGCGGCAAAGCAGGACGATCCCCACACTTCACCCGCTGTGTAA
- a CDS encoding amidohydrolase → MSTAEVQTRVRELEPELVAIRREIHRHPEVAFELDKTPRIVAEKLAAAGWEVETDVGGQGVVGILHGSRPGKVLAIRPDMDALPFPDWKQVPYASQTPDVMHACGHDAHTAIGIGIAAILANMRDQFAGTVKLLFDPAEETGGASEALGGPPCGPKALRAAGVLDNPKVDALMGFHNLPEIPVGQVWLRPGVIFTGYDMFSLEITGKETHAARRHQGKDAILAASHVIQTLYGVGSRVAPNNQVYSLNVGLIEGGKDYNLIPSTVRMKGSVRCGDLDTRAGLGERLAALVESAAESADCTAEFSLTQGNPPVVNDPALASLVHATAAGVLGTDNAVMMDAPLLIGDTFCFLAEGVPSVYWLFGSGNADRGITYPLHHSLYDLDEASIGHALQVAVEATLSYLNSN, encoded by the coding sequence ATGAGCACTGCAGAGGTTCAAACACGCGTCCGCGAACTGGAACCGGAACTCGTGGCAATTCGGCGAGAGATCCACCGACACCCTGAAGTCGCCTTCGAACTGGATAAAACGCCACGCATTGTCGCCGAGAAACTCGCAGCCGCCGGCTGGGAGGTGGAGACTGACGTTGGCGGGCAAGGAGTGGTCGGCATTCTGCACGGCAGCCGTCCCGGCAAGGTGCTGGCTATTCGACCGGATATGGACGCCCTGCCGTTCCCCGATTGGAAGCAGGTTCCCTACGCGTCACAGACTCCCGACGTGATGCACGCGTGCGGCCATGACGCCCACACGGCCATCGGCATCGGCATTGCCGCGATCCTCGCGAACATGCGCGATCAGTTTGCAGGGACGGTCAAGCTGCTCTTCGATCCGGCAGAAGAGACGGGCGGCGCGTCCGAAGCCTTGGGCGGCCCGCCGTGCGGACCCAAAGCCCTGCGGGCTGCCGGTGTGCTGGATAACCCGAAGGTGGACGCCTTGATGGGATTCCACAACCTGCCTGAAATCCCGGTAGGCCAAGTGTGGTTGCGCCCCGGCGTCATCTTTACGGGATACGACATGTTCTCACTGGAGATCACCGGAAAAGAGACCCACGCCGCGCGCAGACACCAAGGAAAAGACGCCATTCTGGCAGCGAGCCACGTCATCCAAACACTCTACGGCGTCGGCTCCCGCGTGGCGCCAAACAATCAGGTGTACTCCCTGAACGTCGGCCTCATCGAGGGCGGCAAGGACTACAACCTGATTCCATCGACAGTCAGAATGAAGGGCTCCGTACGCTGCGGCGATCTTGACACGCGCGCGGGACTGGGCGAGCGCTTGGCAGCCCTGGTAGAGTCCGCCGCTGAGAGTGCGGATTGTACTGCGGAATTCTCACTTACGCAGGGCAACCCGCCAGTGGTGAATGACCCCGCTTTGGCGTCACTCGTGCACGCTACCGCGGCCGGAGTTCTTGGCACTGACAACGCCGTGATGATGGACGCCCCGCTGCTCATCGGCGACACGTTCTGCTTCCTGGCCGAGGGTGTCCCCAGTGTCTACTGGCTCTTTGGCTCTGGCAACGCCGACCGCGGCATCACGTACCCCCTGCACCACAGCCTCTACGATCTCGACGAAGCCTCGATCGGGCATGCGCTGCAAGTGGCGGTGGAAGCTACCTTGTCTTATCTCAACAGCAATTAG
- a CDS encoding 5'-nucleotidase C-terminal domain-containing protein, with protein sequence MGFTILHTNDLHGFVRSTPRLAQSVRDKRAQIDNVLFVDVGDYFRLKRHRRPQDDDRVTAWTLRTLEYDVVTPGNAELSRFDPWHLDFLIAQNCGTMLCTSGFNARLPASCRPYRVLTLDGIRILFIGVCTEDSHWDLSTPANNFYPSARRSAAKTASLVNAYRDRVDMVIVLSHSGMAQDILLAELIPEIDLILSGHCHHPTLRPICVGKTKIVQAGLNGMFLGQVDITPTDGNPLIESTLHTIDATTPEDPVMERLLRLQGRRSDPDKLRTIGTAGENVGQGYLSSNGLGNTVTDIWREATGADIAWTKATFITPLFAPGHALTSWDIQLCVRGFPLSKMLTLTGSQVQQAVEHSVADQSYAFLPPDRRDELVTQLESASALPGCNFLHQSGMQVQVDLTKPTGERVREIRVDDKPLLPEATYRVAMDAFHARGGSAFTMLKDARSREDLSLDNPVEAYVREKGVLEGTLDERYSITGATALAASV encoded by the coding sequence GTGGGCTTCACCATTCTACATACCAACGACCTGCATGGCTTTGTGCGCTCCACGCCGCGTTTGGCGCAGAGCGTGCGGGACAAGCGCGCGCAAATCGACAATGTACTCTTTGTAGACGTTGGCGACTACTTCCGCCTCAAGCGCCACCGGCGGCCACAAGATGACGATCGCGTCACCGCCTGGACGCTGCGGACACTTGAGTACGATGTTGTGACGCCGGGGAATGCCGAACTCTCACGCTTCGATCCCTGGCACTTGGACTTCTTGATTGCCCAAAACTGCGGCACGATGCTCTGCACCAGCGGTTTCAACGCGCGTCTCCCGGCCTCGTGCCGGCCCTATCGCGTGCTTACGCTGGATGGTATTCGAATCTTGTTCATCGGAGTCTGCACGGAAGACAGCCACTGGGACCTATCGACGCCTGCGAACAATTTCTACCCTTCCGCACGGCGGTCGGCGGCAAAGACGGCAAGCCTGGTCAACGCTTACCGCGACCGGGTGGACATGGTCATCGTGCTCTCGCATTCCGGCATGGCCCAGGACATCCTGCTCGCTGAGTTGATACCGGAGATCGATCTCATTCTCAGCGGCCATTGCCACCACCCGACACTGAGACCAATTTGCGTTGGCAAGACGAAGATCGTACAGGCCGGCCTTAACGGTATGTTCCTCGGCCAGGTGGATATCACCCCAACGGATGGCAACCCGCTCATCGAGTCCACTCTGCACACCATAGATGCGACGACCCCGGAAGACCCGGTAATGGAACGACTGCTCCGGCTACAAGGCCGGCGGAGTGATCCCGACAAGCTGCGCACAATCGGTACTGCCGGGGAAAACGTGGGCCAGGGCTACTTATCAAGCAATGGGCTGGGTAACACCGTTACAGACATTTGGCGGGAAGCAACAGGCGCCGACATCGCTTGGACGAAGGCGACCTTCATCACACCTCTCTTCGCCCCCGGCCATGCGCTTACGAGTTGGGATATCCAGCTCTGCGTCAGAGGATTTCCTTTATCGAAAATGCTCACTCTGACAGGCAGTCAGGTTCAGCAAGCCGTCGAACACAGCGTTGCGGATCAATCCTATGCCTTCCTGCCGCCGGATCGCCGCGATGAACTGGTGACACAACTAGAATCTGCGTCGGCTCTGCCGGGATGCAACTTTCTCCACCAATCGGGCATGCAGGTGCAGGTTGACTTGACGAAGCCGACCGGTGAGCGCGTGCGGGAAATTCGCGTGGACGACAAGCCGTTGCTACCTGAAGCTACGTACCGGGTAGCGATGGATGCCTTCCACGCCAGAGGCGGCTCGGCATTCACCATGCTCAAGGATGCCCGCAGCAGAGAGGACCTGAGCTTGGATAACCCTGTGGAGGCCTACGTGCGCGAGAAGGGGGTACTGGAGGGCACTCTTGACGAGCGGTACAGTATCACCGGGGCCACAGCCCTGGCTGCATCGGTTTAA
- the mutL gene encoding DNA mismatch repair endonuclease MutL, producing MAVQVLPAALAAKIAAGEVVERPASVVKELCENALDAQATSIAVVIEQGGLRRLCVEDDGVGIAANDLPLTVRRYATSKIGSVDDLAAIRTLGFRGEALASIAAVSHLDIRSRTAQDRAAQQLKTAGGDDPKVTATSGPVGTAVDVRQLFFNVPARLAFCKSPQAETQRVTQCVQHLALSRPAVRFSLTVSGREVFASAGSGRIEDVFIAMHGHELAEQLIPVDDPLVQGVLVQPTVNRGNRTGVSLFVNNRWVQQRALLYALTDVYAELMPDGRYPLAALNVSLPWEEVDVNVHPQKSDIRLRDSARVVRQMRHILRSVLSQHVAVQPMRQRFQTADTWRNPEAQASPGQSARAVDLFRPVGAEGLAPDNGALQAAPTAPSELRVLGQINAMYLIAEGIDGMYLIDQHSAHERVLYEAVLKRLPEAQRQQLLQPQPLSLAPPHLQWLEGYAEDLQRMGFEVEPFGSGAWLLRAVPTFLAEKGHDWGQFVATVIEQKDNPDYRGDPLERLRWIIACHGAVKAGDTLSHEQITALLSALERCDLARTCPHGRPTMVRLSHAQLAREFGRT from the coding sequence ATGGCCGTTCAAGTGTTGCCTGCCGCGCTCGCGGCAAAGATTGCGGCGGGAGAGGTGGTGGAACGTCCCGCTTCGGTGGTCAAGGAGTTGTGTGAAAACGCGCTTGACGCGCAAGCAACCTCCATCGCAGTAGTCATCGAGCAGGGCGGGCTGCGCCGTCTATGCGTCGAAGACGACGGAGTGGGAATTGCCGCGAACGATCTTCCGCTCACGGTGCGCCGCTATGCCACCAGCAAGATTGGCAGCGTGGACGACCTCGCGGCCATTCGCACGCTGGGATTTCGTGGCGAGGCGCTGGCTTCCATCGCGGCGGTATCGCATCTGGACATCCGTTCCCGCACAGCCCAAGACCGCGCCGCCCAACAGCTTAAGACCGCCGGCGGCGATGACCCCAAGGTGACGGCGACCTCCGGCCCGGTTGGCACTGCCGTGGACGTGCGGCAGCTCTTTTTCAACGTGCCGGCGCGGCTGGCTTTCTGCAAGAGCCCGCAGGCGGAAACACAACGCGTCACGCAATGCGTGCAGCACCTGGCCCTGAGTCGCCCCGCCGTGCGTTTCTCCCTCACGGTAAGCGGGCGTGAAGTCTTTGCGTCCGCCGGCAGTGGGCGCATCGAGGACGTTTTCATCGCCATGCACGGCCACGAGCTTGCCGAACAGTTGATCCCGGTGGACGATCCGTTGGTGCAGGGCGTGCTCGTGCAGCCCACGGTGAACCGCGGCAACCGCACCGGCGTCTCCCTCTTCGTAAATAACCGTTGGGTACAGCAGCGGGCGCTTCTCTATGCGCTCACGGACGTGTATGCGGAACTCATGCCTGACGGACGATACCCGCTGGCGGCCCTCAACGTCTCGCTTCCTTGGGAAGAGGTTGACGTAAATGTGCATCCGCAAAAGTCGGACATTCGACTAAGGGACTCGGCCCGCGTCGTACGGCAGATGCGTCATATACTGCGCTCGGTACTCTCGCAGCACGTGGCCGTGCAGCCCATGCGCCAACGTTTCCAAACGGCGGACACGTGGCGCAACCCCGAGGCGCAGGCAAGTCCGGGCCAGAGCGCTCGAGCGGTCGATCTCTTTCGTCCGGTGGGCGCGGAAGGGCTTGCGCCGGACAACGGAGCGCTGCAAGCCGCGCCCACCGCGCCGTCGGAGTTGCGGGTACTTGGGCAGATCAATGCCATGTACCTGATTGCCGAAGGCATAGATGGCATGTATCTCATCGATCAACACTCGGCGCACGAGCGCGTACTCTACGAAGCCGTCCTCAAGCGGCTGCCCGAAGCGCAGAGACAACAGTTGCTCCAACCGCAACCTCTGTCGCTGGCGCCGCCGCACCTGCAATGGCTGGAGGGGTACGCAGAGGACCTGCAGCGCATGGGTTTTGAAGTGGAACCGTTTGGCAGCGGCGCATGGCTCTTGCGGGCGGTTCCCACGTTTCTGGCAGAGAAGGGTCATGACTGGGGGCAATTCGTGGCGACGGTGATCGAGCAGAAGGATAACCCGGACTATCGCGGCGATCCGCTTGAGCGGCTCCGGTGGATAATTGCGTGCCACGGCGCGGTAAAGGCGGGGGACACGCTTTCCCACGAGCAGATAACAGCGCTGCTTAGCGCGTTGGAAAGGTGCGATCTGGCGCGAACGTGTCCGCATGGACGTCCGACGATGGTGCGGCTTTCGCATGCGCAACTGGCGCGGGAATTTGGACGCACGTAA